The DNA segment TCATGGGGGTGCCTTCCGGCAGAAGAGAAACGCGCAATTGTATAGTTTCCGCACCACTCTGCCAAGCCAAAAGAAAAGATCGCTTTCAGATAACCAACGGCAATCGGGGACTTAAAAAATCATTCTTGGGTTGTGGATAACTTTCCGATAAACGGCTAGAATCCCCTCTCGCATTTGGGACCTGCTCCCGCGAAAATCCTTTACAAAAAAGACCACACGCATACAAAAGATCTTTTGATCTTGGCTGTTTTCAGGGGATAACGAGAACATGAGTGAATTCTGGTCGGCGTGTTTGAGCCAGTTTGAGCGTGAGTTGCCCGCGCAACAGTTCAACACGTGGATCAAGTCCCTGCGCTTTGAAGATGCGGACGAAAAACCGCGCCGCCTGCGAGTTCTTGCCCCCAACCGCTTTATCCTGCAGTGGGTGCGTGAGCGCTACATGAGCAAGATAGAAACCTTGAGCCGTGAGTTCTATGGCGAGCCAGTCAACGTCAGTCTCAGCCTGTGTGAAGCCCTCAAATCGGAACCCGCAGCTGAAGCAGCTAATGATGCCGCTGCTCCGGTACCTGCTGCTTCTCTGTTGCCGATTTCTTCATCGCGCAATCATATTGGCGACCCGTCCTACGACAGAACCCGCCTCAACGCCGATTTCACTTTCGATACCCTGGTCACCGGGCGCGCCAACGATCTGGCTCGCGCCGCCGCACAACAGGTCGCCATGAATCCCGGCACGTCGTACAACCCGCTGTTTGTGTACGGCGGCGTCGGTCTTGGCAAGACACACCTTATTCATGCCATCGGCAATGCGGTGCTGATGGCAAACCCCAAGGCAGTAGTGCGCTACAGCCACGCCGAAGACTTCGTCTCCGATGTCGTGCGCGCTTACCAGCAACGCGCATTCGATACTTTCAAGCGTCTTTATCGCAATCTCGACCTGCTGCTGATCGATGACATCCAGTTTTTCAACGGCAAGGACCGCACCCAGGAAGAATTCTTCTACGCCTTCAATGCGCTGGTCGAAGCCAAGAAACAGATCATCATTACCTGCGATACCTATCCGAAAGATATCCAGGGCCTTGAAGACCGCCTTATTTCCCGCTTCGACTGGGGCCTCACGGTTCAGATTGAACCACCCGAGCTGGAAATGCGCGTCGCCATCATCAAGAAAAAGGCTGAAGCCTCGCGCATCGACATCAGCGACGATGTCGCCTTTCTGATCGCCAAAAACCTGCGCTCCAATGTGCGCGAACTCGAAGGCGCCCTGAACCGGGTCCTTGCCTTCGCCCACTTTCATGGCCGTGACATCAACATTGAAGTCGCCAAGGAAGCCCTGAAGGATGTGATCGGGGCCACCAACCGCCAGCTCACGCTCGACCTGATCCAGAAGACCGTTGCCGACTACTACAACATCAAGGTTGCCGACATGTATTCACACAAACGCACGCGCGCCATTGCGCGCCCGCGCCAGGTTGCCATGTGGCTGTCACGAGAGCTCACTGCCCACAGTCTACCCGAGATTGGCGAGGCATTCGGCGGACGTGATCACACTACCGTACTGCATGCCTACCGTACCATCATCGGTCTGCGCGCCAAGGACGGCGTTCTCAACAACGATTTGCTCGTCCTCACGCAAACGTTAAAAGGGTAATCAAGGCAAATGATCACTATGTATAACCCCTTGGCGAACATTGTATAGATTGTGGACAAAAGACCATAACCCAGCCAAGTGCCAAACTGCCCACAATCATCCACAGTGTCGAATGCAAGTTGCCCAGAACTTTATACAGTAACTAAGTCGATGATTACAAAATACAATATCGTATTTTCCACAGAACGGACCAATGTCCTATTGTTAACAGGAGTTATATAAAGATGCTTTTATTTAAAGGCCCCCGCGACCAACTTCTGTCTCCGTTGCAATCCGTTTGCGGCATTGTCGAGAAGCGGCATACCCTGCCGATTCTCTCCAACGTGCTGATGGAAAAAGACGGCGATCAGCTCACCCTGCTTGCCACCGATATTGAAATCCAGATTCGCACCGCGGCAGTCACCGGCGGCAGTGACAAGGCTGCGCTGACCGTCGCCGCGCGCAAACTGCAGGACATCCTGCGTTCACTGCCAGAGACTGCCGAGATCAGCCTGAATTATGAAGACCGACGCCTGCAGCTTAAGGCCGGCAAGAGCCGCTTCAACCTGCAAACCCTGCCGGCGGAAGATTTCCCGCGCATGGCGGGAGCGGACGGCGCAAAAACCAAAATCAACATCACGC comes from the Georgfuchsia toluolica genome and includes:
- the dnaA gene encoding chromosomal replication initiator protein DnaA: MSEFWSACLSQFERELPAQQFNTWIKSLRFEDADEKPRRLRVLAPNRFILQWVRERYMSKIETLSREFYGEPVNVSLSLCEALKSEPAAEAANDAAAPVPAASLLPISSSRNHIGDPSYDRTRLNADFTFDTLVTGRANDLARAAAQQVAMNPGTSYNPLFVYGGVGLGKTHLIHAIGNAVLMANPKAVVRYSHAEDFVSDVVRAYQQRAFDTFKRLYRNLDLLLIDDIQFFNGKDRTQEEFFYAFNALVEAKKQIIITCDTYPKDIQGLEDRLISRFDWGLTVQIEPPELEMRVAIIKKKAEASRIDISDDVAFLIAKNLRSNVRELEGALNRVLAFAHFHGRDINIEVAKEALKDVIGATNRQLTLDLIQKTVADYYNIKVADMYSHKRTRAIARPRQVAMWLSRELTAHSLPEIGEAFGGRDHTTVLHAYRTIIGLRAKDGVLNNDLLVLTQTLKG